From a single Nicotiana tomentosiformis chromosome 2, ASM39032v3, whole genome shotgun sequence genomic region:
- the LOC138905835 gene encoding uncharacterized protein produces the protein MTDEEQKRLERFGRLRPPSFSVAESEDAQDFLDMCQWWKAYERRRTVGVAPLSWHEFSVLFMEKFVPRTRREELHRQFEQLQQEGMSVTQYEMRFSELARHAVWLVPNERERIRRFIDGLHYQLYFIMTQECVSGARFDELVDIARWIEMVRSQEREEREVKRPPVSGDLSGVPSGGQSCHIRGHPYRLAQMAHPFHRVASASHGLYSAHLGQSSPSALPAQSSSRAPSVQGSSVPGPSSSYSGTRGLIQSPPPPAGSCFECGEFGHMWRQCPRIPGGPKQ, from the exons ATgactgatgaggagcagaagaggctggagagatttgggaggctcaggcctccatcattcagtgtggctgagtcagaggatgcacAGGACTTCTTGGATATGTGCCA atggtggaagGCCTATGAAAGGAGAAGGACAGTTGGTgttgcaccactttcatggcatgagttctctgttctcttcatggagaagtttgtgccacggACTCGCAGGGAGGAGCTACACAGGCAGTTCGAGCAACTACAAcaggagggcatgtctgtgacccagtatgagatgagattttcagagttggctcgtcacgcagtttggttggttcccaatgagagggaaaggattaggaggttcattgatggcctacACTATCAGTTGTATTTTATTATGACTCAGGAGTGTGTATCCGGTGCTAGATTTGATGAGTTAGTTGATATTGCTCGGTGGATAGAAatggtccgtagtcaggagcgtgaggagagggaggtcaAGAGGCCTCCTGTTTCGGGTGATCTCAGTGGTGTTCCTTCCGGGGGACAGTCCTGCCACAtcaggggtcatccttataggctcGCTCAGATGGCTCATCCATTTCATCGTgttgcatcagctagccatggtttgTATAGTGCTCATCTGGGTCAGTCATCTCCCAGtgctctcccagctcagagttcatcccgtgctccatcggttcagggttcatctgtgccaGGTCCTTCTAGCAGTTACTCCGGTACTCGGGGCCTaattcagtccccaccaccaccagcggggagttgctttgagtgtggggagtttgggcatatgtggagacagtgtcctcgTATCCCGGGAGGTCCAAAGCAGTAG